One region of Ornithorhynchus anatinus isolate Pmale09 chromosome X5, mOrnAna1.pri.v4, whole genome shotgun sequence genomic DNA includes:
- the ORNANAV1R3249 gene encoding vomeronasal 1 receptor ornAnaV1R3249, translating to MWSSDLVFGIFFFYQTALGFLGNSTMLMVYINIFITQPQQKKTTDLILAHLTMANTMTLLTRGVPEMLVAFGMRDVLNDAGCQSLMYINRVCRGLSICTTCLLSVFQAITISPSTSRWAWFKSRAPNYILPSFLFFWILNMLIYIKVITSIQGLRNSTIFWVGYTSKYCFTILDGNYIHTMASLTAMTLRDFFFLFFMSWASCYMVIILYQHRKRVQHIHSTSLSPIFSPETKATQTILLLVTCFVCFYFISSFITLYVIYVLQRDVDLEGTATFFSACYPALCPLVLISSDPRVNRNHCSLGNVRPPSLSMNPMANRVISEH from the coding sequence ATGTGGTCAAGTGACCTGGTTTTTGGGATCTTCTTCTTCTACCAGACTGCCTTAGGCTTCCTAGGAAATTCAACAATGCTGATGGTGTATATCAACATTTTCATAACTCAGCCCCAGCAGAAGAAAACCACAGACCTCATCCTCGCTCACCTGACCATGGCCAACACAATGACACTTCTCACCCGTGGTGTTCCAGAGATGTTGGTGGCCTTTGGGATGAGGGATGTTCTGAATGATGCTGGGTGTCAGAGTCTCATGTACATTAACAGAGTGTGTCGTGGTCTTTCCATCTGTACCACGTGTCTCCTGAGTGTGTTTCAGGCCATCActatcagtcccagcacctcccGCTGGGCCTGGTTCAAATCCAGGGCCCCCAACtacatcctcccttccttcctcttcttctggattCTCAATATGCTGATCTACATCAAAGTGATTACCTCCATTCAAGGTCTCAGAAACTCCACCATCTTTTGGGTTGGTTACACTTCAAAATATTGTTTTACTATCCTTGATGGGAATTATATCCACACAATGGCCAGTCTAACTGCCATGACCCTCCGAGATTTCTTCTTTTTGTTCTTCATGAGCTGGGCCAGCTGTTACATGGTGATCATACTCTACCAACACCGAAAACGAGTCCAGCACATCCACAgcaccagcctctcccccatATTCTCCCCAGAGACCAAAGCCACCCAGACCATCTTGCTCCTGGTCACctgctttgtttgtttttatttcatcAGTAGCTTCATTACCCTGTACGTGATATATGTGCTCCAAAGAGATGTTGATTTGGAGGGCACTGCAACGttcttctctgcctgttaccctgccctctgccccctggtGTTGATCAGCAGTGATCCACGGGTCAACAGGAACCACTGCTCTCTGGGGAATGTGAGACCCCCCTCTCTTTCCATGAATCCTATGGCCAatcgagtcatttctgagcaTTAA
- the ORNANAV1R3248 gene encoding vomeronasal 1 receptor ornAnaV1R3248: MDASDISFGVAILLQISIGFSGNAFILLFYACLVSARQKFCSLDWILTHLALANTIRLLASGIPETLSAWGLRNFLDDVGCKILLYLHRVARGLAICTTSFLSIFQAITISPDTSRWARIKAKLTKSILPSCLLSWILNMLIDTSTLIFVTGPRNSTSVRLIYDLKYCSIGVHSAEAGLINSVVVSLRDMFFVGLMSGASGYMVFVLHSHHRQVQHLYGSNHSHRAMPEIRAAKRVIGLVALYVILYGRQSIMLSVLMNMKENSPLLVTIHVVLSPTFSTISPFLIILSDKRMRTFWKRKSPISNTVLSVKHMK, translated from the coding sequence ATGGATGCCAGTGATATCTCCTTTGGGGTAGCAATTCTGTTACAGATCAGTATTGGGTTCTCAGGAAATGCATTCATTCTCCTATTTTATGCCTGCTTGGTTTCTGCCAGACAGAAGTTCTGCTCCTTAGACTGGATCCTCACTCACCTGGCCTTGGCCAACACCATAAGACTTCTTGCCAGTGGAATCCCAGAGACCCTGTCAGCTTGGGGGTTGAGGAATTTCCTAGATGATGTCGGGTGCAAAATTCTCCTTTACCTTCATCGAGTGGCCCGTGGCCTGGCCATCTGTACCACTTCcttcctgagcatcttccaggccatcaccatcagtcctgaCACTTCCCGCTGGGCAAGAATCAAAGCTAAGTTGACCAagtccatcctcccctcctgcctcctctcctggatCCTCAATATGCTCATAGATACTAGTACACTGATTTTCGTCACAGGCCCCAGGAACAGCACCAGTGTACGACTCATATATGATCTAAAGTATTGCTCGATAGGTGTTCATAGTGCAGAAGCTGGCCTCATAAATTCAGTTGTGGTCTCCCTCCGGGATATGTTCTTTGTAGGTCTCATGAGtggggccagtggctacatggtgtttgtcctgcacagtCACCACAGGCAGGTCCAACATCTTTATGGATCCAACCACTCCCACAGGGCAATGCCCGAAATCAGAGCAGCCAAGAGAGTCATTGGTCTGGTAGCACTGTATGTCATCCTCTATGGGCGACAGTCAATCATGCTGAGTGTTTTAATGAACATGAAAGAAAATTCTCCTCTATTGGTGACTATTCATGTAGTTTTGTCCCCGACCTTCTCGACTATTAGTCCTTTCTTGATCATTCTTAGTGACAAGAGAATGAGAACATTCTGGAAAAGGAAGTCCCCTATTTCCAACACAGTTCTTTCAGTGAAGCACatgaaataa